Proteins from one Ahaetulla prasina isolate Xishuangbanna chromosome 2, ASM2864084v1, whole genome shotgun sequence genomic window:
- the LOC131191967 gene encoding GTP-binding protein Rhes-like: MSLAVKKSQVRLVFLGAAGVGKTSLIRRFLQNTFEPKHRRTVEELHSKEYEVSGITIKVEILDTSGSYSFPAMRKLSIQNSDAFALVYAVDDAESFERVKTLHEEILELKEDKFPPIVVVGNKAETGGVRQVLPEDVLSLVELDWNNRFLEASAKENENVMEVFRQLLQQVNLPSLLSPVVRRRRETFSSEAPLRPPMNKANSCTVC, translated from the coding sequence ATGTCTCTGGCCGTGAAGAAGAGCCAAGTACGCCTGGTGTTTCTGGGGGCAGCCGGGGTTGGCAAGACTTCCCTCATCCGGCGATTCCTGCAGAACACATTTGAGCCAAAGCATCGCCGGACAGTAGAGGAGCTGCACAGCAAGGAGTATGAGGTCAGTGGAATTACCATCAAGGTGGAGATCTTGGACACTAGTGGTAGTTATTCATTCCCTGCGATGCGCAAGCTCTCCATCCAGAACAGTGATGCTTTTGCCTTGGTCTATGCTGTGGATGACGCGGAGTCCTTTGAGCGTGTGAAGACTTTACACGAGGAGATCCTTGAGCTGAAAGAAGATAAGTTCCCACCGATTGTAGTGGTGGGCAATAAGGCTGAAACTGGCGGCGTTAGGCAAGTATTGCCTGAAGATGTTCTCTCCTTGGTGGAGCTTGACTGGAACAACCGTTTCCTGGAGGCATCAGCTAAGGAGAATGAGAATGTGATGGAAGTTTTCAGACAGCTGCTTCAGCAAGTCAACCTGCCCAGCCTGCTGAGCCCTGTTGTGCGGAGAAGACGCGAGACTTTCTCCAGTGAAGCCCCCCTGAGGCCCCCCATGAACAAAGCAAATAGTTGCACCGTCTGTTGA